The Flavobacterium johnsoniae UW101 genomic interval ATTGCTGCCGAAAAACTAATGCAAAAGTTTACTGATCCTTCTTTGGGAACACACTACGCATCTGCGATGTACAAACTGAAAGCTGTTTTAAGAAGTAATGACAAAGATTATCTTTCGAACATCGAATCCAGAATTGTAATGCAGGATGCAGAACCAATGTTTAATGATAATTCGCCAAATACATTGGCAGTTCTTTTTGAAGGAATCGCAGAGAAAAAGCAAATTCTTTTAACTTATAAAACTTTTGACAAAGAGGAAACTACGCAACGAAATTTAGAACCTGTTGGCGTTTTTCATGATAATAACAATTGGTATTTTTTGGGATACTGCCATCTTAGAAAAGATTATCGACAGTTTAGAACCGACAGAATTCAGGAAATTAAAAAAACAGATTTTGATTTTACGATCGAACACGATGCACTGGAAACCTACTTAACTAAAACTGAAACCTGCCCAACAACAAAAGTTCGTCTTTTAATTGATCGCAAAATCGCAAGATATTTGGCAACAGAGAGAAAATATCATGGTTTTATTTCACAAAAAGAAGCTGGCGAAAAAATAGAAATGACTTTTATGTCAAGGGATATTGATAATGCATTCCCAAGATGGTTTCTTATGTTTGGAGATTATGCCGAGATTATGGAACCTGAAATATTAAAAACCAATGTTCTGAAATTATTAGAAATTAACAGACAAAGGCTTGTATAGAAAAAACTCCTGATAGAATTATCTTCAGGAGTTTTTTTTTATCTATTTCTGTTTAACAACATTATAAAAATTGTAATCTGTATTTGAGGCATCTGTAATGCCAATATTTCGTCCCATTGTTACAATCTGTCCTCTATGATAAGTTCCATGATTAATAACCTGGATTAAATACTCAGAAATTGGCAGTTCGCACTCAAACCACGGATTAGTGATTTTAACTTCTTTAACCAAATCTTCTTCTGACAATGAATTAATAAGATGTTTCAATTTTGCAGATGAATTTAAAAGCCCGTCGAATATTTCTTCTTTCGATAATTCATTTTCTGTTTTCTTTTCAGACATTGCAGTCTCTGAAATTACAGAAAACCAATATTCTTCAGTTGACCAAATATGATCGAGGGTTTTCATAATTGTCGAGAAACTCGAAGGAACTTCGGCATAGAGCA includes:
- a CDS encoding helix-turn-helix transcriptional regulator, which produces MLDETPKRFDRIVAILIQLQSKKIVKAQELADRFECSLRTIYRDIRTLEASGVPIYSEAGVGYALMDGYRLPPVMFTREEVSSFIAAEKLMQKFTDPSLGTHYASAMYKLKAVLRSNDKDYLSNIESRIVMQDAEPMFNDNSPNTLAVLFEGIAEKKQILLTYKTFDKEETTQRNLEPVGVFHDNNNWYFLGYCHLRKDYRQFRTDRIQEIKKTDFDFTIEHDALETYLTKTETCPTTKVRLLIDRKIARYLATERKYHGFISQKEAGEKIEMTFMSRDIDNAFPRWFLMFGDYAEIMEPEILKTNVLKLLEINRQRLV
- a CDS encoding DinB family protein, yielding MSLKKIMSNYADYNLWVNQQFVNWLSPKPDDLLYAEVPSSFSTIMKTLDHIWSTEEYWFSVISETAMSEKKTENELSKEEIFDGLLNSSAKLKHLINSLSEEDLVKEVKITNPWFECELPISEYLIQVINHGTYHRGQIVTMGRNIGITDASNTDYNFYNVVKQK